In one Nicotiana sylvestris chromosome 8, ASM39365v2, whole genome shotgun sequence genomic region, the following are encoded:
- the LOC138874907 gene encoding uncharacterized protein — protein sequence MVDPQKIAAVMNWPRPTTPTEIRSFLGLVGYYRRFVEEFSTLTSPLTKLTQKAVKFQWSAACERSFQELKSRLTTAPVLTLPEGKANVVADALSQKYMGSLAHLEAYQSLLAREVHQLASLGVRLADSNEGGVIVQNRAESSLVTEVKENQFNDPLLAQLKEGIHKHKTVAFSLGMDDDTLWYQGRLCVPDIDGLRERIMAEAHTSKEVYWWNDMKRDVADFVARCPNYQQVKAEHQRPGGLTQSI from the exons atggttgatcctcaaaagattgcagcagtgatgaattggcctagacctaccactccaactgagattcgtagtttcttgggtttggttgGGTActataggagatttgtggaggagTTTTCTACTCTtacctctccattgactaaattgacccagaaagcagttaaattccaatggtctgctgcttgtgaaaggagtttccaagaattgaaatcaagattgactacggCGCCGGTATTAACCCTACCAGAGG gaaaggctaatgttgtagcGGATGCTCTTAGTCAAAAATATATGGGGAGcttggctcatttggaggcatatcagagtctgttggccagggaggttcaccagttggctagtttgggagttcgcctggcggactctaatgaaggaggagtgattgtgcagaatagggctgaatcatcgcttgtgacGGAAGTGAAAGAGAACCAATTcaacgatccattgttagcacaactgaaagaggggattcataaacacaagactgTAGCTTTTTCCCTTGGCATGGATGATGATACCCTATGGTACCaaggccgcctatgtgttccggatattgacggtcttcgggaaaggatcatggcagaagctcacacttccaa ggaagtttattggtggaatgacatgaaaagggatgtggcggactttgtggctaGATGTCCGAActatcagcaagtgaaggccgaacatcaaagacctggtggattgactcaaagcatataa
- the LOC138874908 gene encoding uncharacterized protein produces MRFGKNGKLSPRYVRLYGIIQRIGQVAYKLELPPKMSLVHPVFHVSMLKKVVEDPFAIMPIEAIEVNKELSYEEILVAILDRQVLKLKNKEIASIKVLWRNQQVEEATWDAEEEMRKKYPHLFE; encoded by the coding sequence atgcgatttgggaagaatgggaaattaagtccgaggtatgtcagACTGTAcggaatcattcagaggattggtcaggtggcatacaagcttgaGCTGCCACCCAAGATGTCgttggtacatccggtcttccatgtgtctatgttgaagaaggtagtggaaGATCCATTCGCTATTATGCCAATTGAAGCTATTGAGGTTAATaaagaactatcttatgaagaaattctagttgccattcttgataggcaagttttgaaattgaaaaataaggaaattgcctccaTAAAAGTGTTATGGaggaaccagcaggttgaggaagccacttgggatgccgaggaagaaatgagaaagaagtacccacatttgtttgaatag